The following DNA comes from Cucumis sativus cultivar 9930 chromosome 7, Cucumber_9930_V3, whole genome shotgun sequence.
GCTGCTCCTCGAACAATTCATTTCACTGCTGTTCTACGCATACTTCGCTATGTCAAAGGCACCTTGGGACATGGTCTTCAATTCTCATCTCAGTCTTCCCTTGTGTTGTCGGGATAttctgatgctgattgggcggGGGATCCTACTGATCGACGATCCACTACAGGATACTGTTTTTACTTAGGTGATTCTCTCATCTCATGGCGTAGTAAGAAAAAAGTGTTATATCTCGTTCCAGTACGGAATCTGAATATCGTGCTCTGGCTGATGCTACAGCTGAACTTATATGGCTTCGGTGGCTCCTTGCCGATATGAGTGTCCCTCAACAGGGTCCTACCCTCCTCCATTGTGACAATCGTAGTGCCATTCAGATTGCTCACAATGATGTGTTTCATGAACGTACAAAACACATTGAAAATGACTGTCACTTTGTTCGTCACCACCTCTTAAGCAACACCCTCCTCTTACGTTCTGTTTCTACTATTGAACAACCTGCGGATATCTTCACCAAAGCCTTGCCATCTAATCGATTTTGTCACTTACTTACCAAACTCAAGTTGATCGCTACTCTaccaccttgagtttgagggagggtattaatgtaaataaggtTTAGTTATTTTGGGTAATgatattaatgtaaataaagtaggtTTAGTTTATTTGGGTAACTAACCTTGTATAAATACACTCCCTTTGATCAATCAAATAGATAAAGAGAATATTCTTCAGAATATACTTTCACACTGTAATTAGTTGTCTTATTATGTAAGATGAATTCAATGGCCAGAGAACCATCCACTCCAATTCCCCACTCTAAGCCTGTGTCAATAAAGAGATTTGATTATGTAATTAGTTGTGTTATTAATATTGCCTTGAATGGAAGATATGAACTCTTGTTGTAACCTTCacaaatttattcttttcatcacAAATTTATTCTTTCCCTGTATGTAACTTATTCAcatttgtatataaatattcattaagGTTTGTgtataaatattcattaactTATTTTCTCCTTTGATTAAGGTTTTAGTTTGATCTCTACGGTATCAGAGCTACTCTTGTGTGCTAATAGAAAAACTTGTCTCACAAAGCTGAAAATTTTTTCTATGGCCATGGAAGAAAAAGCTCCACAATTCAATCTTTTCATCGGACAACTAGTCTcatttcaatcaaactcaacgATGAAAATTATCCCTTATGGAAATCCCAAGTTGCTACCATTAATTAAGAGTATGGGTCTTGAACACCATATCtcacaaaggaaaagaaacatgACGATGAAGCTGCCAGCGAACAAGGAAGAAAGCTCCAAAGATGATCATATACTCCCACAGTTTGGATCAGAAATGATGAGCTCCTTATCTCTTGGCTTGCTGGGGATAATCTCAGAAGATGTTTTGAACATGAAAACAACTCAACCCGCCCCTTCCCCCAATTAATTACCTCagcttaaaaataatttacttaAGAGATTTTCGTGCTCCTTGAGTTCGACCGAGACTTTATTACCACTAGAACTACCTCTTGGTGTGTAATTAGGTAAATTATTTGATTCGGATTTGTTACGCTGATGAAATCTGCTCGATCACACCACATATATGTGGCCTTATTCTAATCTTGAttatgttttatctttttcatgTTGAAAAATTCATGGATTGAGTTCATCTGTCTTTGAAAACTGATTTTAGAATATGTTGTTCatccattttgattttgaatttaattttttaaacgtGGAATTGATATTCAAGTTTATAAGAATAGActtatttgataataaaatttataattttacctttttagtctctatgtttttaaaagtaagtTTAACCGGtcataaaagtattttttatttgatttttcaaaaataattatttgatatttaaaaatagaaaaaaattgttttaaagagaaagagcattttagaaaataacaaaataaattaaaatatttacaaactataacaagatttttgaattctatcaatgatagtccACAAATAGAAGAATATCACTGGCGattaaatgtttgttattgataaaatatgaagttttgctatagcttttaaatattttgtcaattttgttattctttacAATTCTCCTTTGgagaatatgatttttagaaattattcttctaatctactcattttttaaaactcaaaaaccAAATGTGTCTGCTCTTTAAAACTTGGGacttaaaatatactttttccaaataaatatgattgaatgcattgtgttgtttttaaatattgcaaaataaatcaaaatataaaaaattcattgtCTAGAGCAAACTAAGCTCTTGTTGGCTTTactataatattataaaataaggttataatatatttaaaattttgacgTTAAACGTGTACGtatagattaattaataattggttataggtaaaataaataaacaaattatatgGTACTTGAACTTTGAAGAAAGTAACAATTAATTTGtgattgaaatttaataagtaaacaatttagtctttatattttcaaatttgcaaCACTTTGGTCATTGTACTTCATAATTAACCTAGTTTATATTcaacttaatattttaattgatactACAACTACTTAAATATACTATCAAACACATTTAAGATACCAAGAAGAACTTACCCCAACCGTAATTAATTGATATGATCTCATCCATTTCTACgattattgtattaaaaaaaatacactgAAATGAATAGTAAAGAATAGAATTTAATAATGGAAACATGTCCCAAACACACACACTAACCCTACCAAATCTCTTACCAATTGACCACAAATAAAGGCATATATATTTACATGtttatatacatttgattttggtcataaatttcaattttgcattttgttcatttattaaattttgcaaTGACCACGAACACTTATAATGCATGTAAGTTAAAGCgacacttgcaaaaatgacaaaataaattataataattaagttcatagtacacactttattatttgtgaaaatgacaaaaacgaaATCTAGCTAACCCACATATCAATAGATAGAATGTCACAAGTGTCAtcgttactaatatacgtttgatacaccttatacacgtctaATACACTTAATACACCATTTGATAAAcctgatacacttgatgcacctgATACTTTTTTATACACTCGATACATTTTGATACACATTTgaaacattactaatatatgtttgatatacATGATACACTGcatatacatttaatattcttcacttatacaattgattgattaaatgcaccTGATATGCTTGGAGTCCTACTTATATCCTtaatatactattgatatacacttgtaaatttggttcatatacttgataatgattcactttattgatatgctttaacaatatattgttgttatacttgataatgatacacaaAGTTACAcaattcatatacttaataatattataatgaactgcataaaatttaaaaaaacaaaaaattacgtaatattataatgaactaatacatataatataagttcAAACTaagacaaagtaaaacaaaaaaaaattaatataaaaaaataaaacaaaataatttagaaagaataaataatttttctagtataagaataaacaaataattatggccttaaaaaatgaaagaataaataattaaggagtagagcattaaaaaaaagaagataaataagttattgaatggtagtttaggaataataacaaatttacgATGGAAAAGTGagaattttgtcatatttacaaaattttaaaataatgtgctataattgctatatcatattctcaaacTGCTATCCTAATTTAAAAGACCAAAAACTTACGTAATTGATacatttaacatatatatatatatataattaaaaaataagttaataaacaaaatttaaaaatatttattattaacacTATCTTCACGTTAATGAATACAAAATGATTCATTTTCTAggattgaatattttattaaataccGATTTACGCATGTTAATTAGATTCAAAGGCTTCCCAATATCTAGTTAATTAATGTTTgtaaaagtttcattttcttattaaaaaataaattaattaatacaactaaatttgattcatttttataaaaataataaaacaccCAAATATTTACGAttcatgtaacaaaataaaaaagtccattagattgattaattttttttaattttctaggTTTGTCCTTagtgttttttaatttcttcattattcctaatttccaatttttttcttctcatcttttccaatttttctttgatatttttttaattcattatctttgttttcaatccaTAATCAatcttgtaattttttttaaaattgttatttggttaaAGATGGTGTACGTAAtttcttgaacaaaaattgttgagatcaaatcaattagtttagatttgggtacaCGATCAAGTATCAATtctataaaattgtaaaagatcttgaaaaaaaatctttggGAGGATGGTACAAAAATGGTTGGGATATaccaatataaaaaatcttgtTTCACGATCTTCAACCAAGACCGTTTAGATTTTAGGTATcataatcgtttagatttagatcTATACAGTATATTTggcatttttgtattttcattaCAAACCTATGGactttttttcgttttcaaaattattttatacacCATAAATATTGGATCAATTtcttatattcttaaaaaaaaatccctccaaattatttatttctaaactTCAAAGTGTTTGGGATATGTGCCACTaaccttcaaattttaaaaaataaaaatgaattttttttattaaaataattggttattttttataataattggaATTAAACATAtgatcaattttcttttttttaaaagaaaaatctaccCTCTCtcttccactttttttttctttttgttttcttctccaaCACATGTGgatctataaataaataaataaataaataaataaagcaatGAAGGAGAAGATCTTGCTATtcacaataataaataatattaatagaatattaaaatatagcTTCATTATTCATATAAGGCCACAAAGAAAGAAGTCATAATTAAATGTCACATGCTATCCTATGGTAAATTTCGaagcattttcattttttttactattattgcataaaaataaaaataaaattgaaacgaAAATGCCAACAAACTATTCTTGCCATCAcgttacatatatataaatatacacacatacatgtCGACTTTAGATCTAGTTTCCATTTTAGTCTCAGTTTCAAGtttggtttcaatttagttactatatttatataattattttatttatatcatcAGTGTAAAAacatctaaatttttaaaattttaaaaagtgaaaaaagcGTTCAAAGATACATTTATAGTGGttagttttgagaaaaatcgTTAAACTGTAATTTCTCTAAACTGCAGTGCTTTTACTTGACTTTACTTTTTTGTTCGTTGTTGTTTTTTGGACTTATCTCTAGACTTTCTTTTGGATCATCATGTTAATTTCTTGCACTTCaacaaatgaatatatttgatagGAATGATGAGTGTGCTAAAAGCCTCTTCATCTAATGTGAATGATTGGGTGCACCAAACTGACCcaagttatatattttatttttaaaaaaccctaaactagTGAATAATCTCATAATGATCCATGAACTAAAAAcggtaaaaaaatattctcattgattaaaaaaatttcactaATTTTCTCACCAACAAAACTATTCAagttataacataaaattcaaaaaaaaaaaaatcttacaaaattctaaaataaaatttttatttaaacatactaaaacaataactaactaGTTAAGCAAAatcaatgtatttaattattaaaacactctacttttcaaaatacatttaaagtttcaaaagtttcaaaaattatcttaaacttaaagaaaaaaagtttaaaaaaatacattttatgtTATACAACACAAATTGTTAATATTGTcttacttttctattttttatgcattaaaaataaagagaatcAATGAAAACATCAAGAGATTTTAGAACGTGAATCTTTCTACTTGACCAACGTCTAAGTATAATATGGTAAAAATTTTAGTGTAAAAATGAATTGACGAGAGTATTCTTTCTCACTTCTTTTTAGCGCAAGgattaattataaaactttttaaaaattcacaattatttttaaaataaaagtttaataattttccttcACAATTCACCctaaaagtatttttgaaTTCTCTCCCAAAGTTAGGAGTCGGGGTGGGTGTGGGTAATGTGTTTTGTAATGTAATGCCTAGAATTTTGAACCCAGTGGGGAGTGGGTGTTGATATTAATTCTTTCTGTCTTGTCCTCTCTCAACTTCGATGTGGATTGACAAGTCTTCTGCTACACAATGTTCTgtcatttatataaaaagtcTTCATTCTAATTCCCATGTTTACATATTTCACCTCAAACTCCCTTTCCAAACACTTGTTTGGAGCTATATATATCAACTTCATTGCTATAAACATCATCATCAAGATGTTTGAAGGAAGGATAATTATAGTATTGTAATAGTTTTAGTATTATGATAGTATGCATTTGAAAGATTATGAtagttaatatataatgtaCATCAAAcccataaatttattttattaaatagttttattaattGTATTCGCTCAATAAATTTATGAGTCGTaatgtttcatgttttttttcatgtgTATATATTGCACATCGAATTAAAGAAGCTTCATGTTCATATCAATCATTTAAGTTGTGATTTTGTGTTTGCAttaatctattttctttcatgCATACATATTTGTCattaaatacaatatttattccataaatttgttattaaatcattatttttctaaGCATATTTTTAGAGTGATTTTCAAAAGCGTTTGTCTAATTGCTTCTAATCTAAATATTGTTGTCACATGATCACAAAAAATGAGTACAAAAATCTATATTACataagtaaatattttcaaactttgaaaagaGTTTAATGAgtcaacttaaaaaaaattaaacaaaatacaggaagtactaattttaattaaaaaacaataaaattcaagataattttctataatttagttagaaaagaaaacatttattagctgaaattaaaatatttggataAGATaagtcaaaataatttaatttaaaaaaactacttaattaaacatattcaaaatagatatttgttgaaggtaaataaaacaatatgtcattataatttttttgtgcaaaaaaaatcttattataaattaatttaattgaaaaagaagaaaaaaaagtgatgaaTGAAAggctttttcaatttttttatttctatgaaaaagaGTTGGGGGATTATGGAAAAAAGTTTGTATGGGTAAAGGATTAGGGGAATTAAGATAGGAGTTTGTTCGGGGGATTATGGGTAAAATTGGGTGTTACAGAAACCCTAAAACTACAGTTTCCATAACATGAACTCCAAATAAGAAGGAGTTATCATAATCTACTCCAAATTTCGCAGATTgtgtttatattttgtgagAAAAACATGGTGTGCACGTTAcctcaataataattttcatatcattCCAAATTCAACATCTTTACAATTATTGAGAGAATGGCTTAATTTAGTGACCATGTTTGGCTAGTGAATGGAACATAACCATGATAggaaaattgacaaaatattaaagaaaatgagggtaatatataaatgttatatgaataataatatggAAAAGAATTTGAGTccaattaattttactttagtGCTAATTGTCTTCCAAGATAGTACATATTCACTTTCTCATAAAAGCAGTACCTCATCAACAAGATTTAACAAACTATACTCTATGTGGAAATAAATCGAACTTGAACAAAAGTtacaaaagggaaaaatgtCTATAAGAGAAAGtcattatgaattttttttttttttaaagtttgaataaGATGAATGTTTATAGAAACAATTCATGGTCATTTGGATAATCGTGTCACTTCTTTaaattggttatttttttaaaagagatgTGCATTCACGAAACAATGCAATTTTATGCAAATGGTCATGTACcatttctttcaataataaattttgtcttttagtgaTTCTTTtctatcaacaaaaatatttttttttatttttgagaaaacccatggttataaatatataaactatgatttttttaatgcattttAGTGTGTATTTAATCATTCTTATAAATTAACGAGTGATATTTGAGTGTATTTTGATATGCATATCTATCTTTGTACAACTTCTTCTAATCACCCACATATCACATATCAAAAAAGTAATGATTGGACAATTTGAGATGCTATCAAATAAGTGtttgtaaatttgatttaaaaaaatcaaaatctaataGTAAACCAAAGTAGGCATGAGATTTAagtctaaaataaacaatattatgGGATTATAAAAACAGGTAAAATAAACCATTTGTTTTCCCAATGAGTTTGAGCCTATAAAAGATAACCTATACCAAACCCAAAACCCCATCCCTCATTTCTCTTCgaaacaaatcatttcataGAAATTAAGAAATGGGCTCTCTTACCAAAGTAAACCAAGGAAAACACCAACCACATGCAGTGTTCGTCCCATACCCATCTCAAGGCCACATAAGTCCCATGCTAAAGCTTGCAAAACTCTTTCACCACAAAGGCTTTCACATAACTTTTGTCAACACAGAATACAACCATAGACGTCTCCTTAGATCCTGAGGTCCCAACTCTTTGGATGGCTTGCCTGACTTTCATTTCAGAGCCATTCCCGACGGCCTCCCACCGTCCAACGGCAACGCCACCCAACATGTTCCTTCACTCTGCTATTCCACTTCCCGCAATTGTTTGGCTCCATTCTGTAGCCTCATTTCGGAGATCAACTCGAGTGGAACTGTTCCACCCGTTTCCTGTATTATTGGCGATGGGATCATGACTTTCACTGTTTTTGCTGCCCAGGAATTTGGTATTCCCACTGCTGCGTTTTGGACGGCTAGTGCTTGTGGGTGCCTTGGATATATGCAGTATGCTAAGCTTGTTGAACAGGGCTTGGTTCCTTTTAAAGGTATAAATTAACTTACAATCTACAGCTCTTGTTCGTTAtcgtttttattattttctatctGTCCTTTTTTTTCGTCCACTGATTATTTATGCTGTAGTGATTAGCACTGTGCCGCAAACATATCCTATCAatgcttttgaaattttgacaTATAATTCCTATAATTACATCCGTAGTAGCTTTGAAGATATTTTTGGGTAGATATCTATTGATGTAATAATAATCACTGATgaacattaattttatgtttttgaattGTTTGATCTAAAAAGGAGCATATAGCTTAGCTTGGATTGGCTTTTATCTcgtttttagatttaaaaaatgatgcaATTTTACCTTATAAGTTCtagaattaattttgatttagttaaaatatttttaaatcttacAATTCCATCTCtcagattttaattttgttcttggttttcaagatttaaacttcaaactttggTTTTTGACTGTATATTAATGAGGTgttaaatgtttattaattagtaTTAAAAGTAATTGTGaggtgaaaattttaaattgatttgttcTCCAgatttgataataatattttttattatataataattaaaaaaattccatgATACATGGATTGATTTAAAAGTATAagttattgataaaaataaatttaatattgtattataatAGAGACTTAAACACACAACCTCTATTCACCAGCGTGCCTCTGATATTATCTTTAATCGCCTGGATATAACATCTTCTGCTcacaaattaatttgtatttcttttgtagATGAAAACTTCATGACTAACGGGGATCTAGAAGAAACAATAGAATGGATCCCGCCAATGGAGAAAATTAGCTTGAGAGACATTCCAAGCTTTATCAGAACAACAGACAAAGACGACATAATGCTCAACTTTTTCATCGAACAATTTGAAACATTCCCCAAAGCCAATGCAATAATCATAAATACATTTGATTCCTTAGAGCACCACGTGTTGGAAGCACTTTCCTCAAAACTCCCTCCCATTTACCCAATTGGTCCAATCAACTCATTAGTTGCCGAGTTAATCAAAGACGACAAAGTCAAGGACATCCGTTCAAATCTATGGGACGAGCAATCAGAATGCATGAAATGGCTTGATTCACAACAACCCAACTCAGTAGTTTACGTCAACTTTGGAAGCGTAACTGTGATGTCTCCTCAACACTTGGTGGAATTTGCATGGGGACTTGCCAATAGTGAGAAGCCCTTCTTGTGGATCGTAAGGCCGGATCTAGTGGAAGGGGAGACGGCATTGTTGCCGGCGGAGTTTTTGGTAGAAACGAAAGAAAGAGGGATGTTGGCGGATTGGTGTAACCAAGAAGAGGTTTTGAAACATTCTTCGGTTGGAGGGTTTTTGACGCATAGTGGATGGAACTCGACGATGGAGAGTATTGTGGGAGGAGTGGCTATGATATCGTGGCCGTTCTTTGCAGAACAACAAACCAATTGTCGTTATTGTAAGACGGAGTGGGGAAATGGGTTGGAGATTGATAGCAATGTGAGGAGGGAGGATGTGGAGAAGCTTGTGAGGGAGTTGATGGAAGGAGAAAAGGGTGAAGACATGAAGAGAAATGCCAAAGAGTGGAAGAGGAAGGCTGAAGAGGCTTGTAAGATTGGTGGGTCATCGCCAACAAATTTAGATCGAGTCATTTCTGAAATTCTTTCCagcaaagaaaaatcaaacctcAACTCTCAAAATTAACGGTGCTCATATTGGGTGGCCAAATAAGcacatattaattttcataaatctaaAGAAGAAACTCTGTCTTCTTTGACGTTTCCTATTATTGATCTGTTTGTTTTATATTGGTATTGTTATGGtttattcaatataaataagtgAAAGTTCATTGGACTGTGTGCCAACGTATTGTTGAATAATGTAGAtctccaattttaatttgttaaaatcaattaactatttgaaaagaaaaagatacaATTAAGTAAATTCTAACTAATGGTTACACATATTTGtataataaatagataaataaatattttgtcattttttgcTACATTTAAACTATCACTTTGCTCAAGTTTcaatattctatatatttttaaaaatttcaatagtCACATATGCatctctaatttttataaatgtaaaacTATCACTTTGCTTAGTTAAGTTGTGCCGATTGATACCCAAATACATCATGGAATTAAGACTTTCTTTTTAgcttaatcattttaaaacactaataaaaaaataaaacagtaCAAAATATCATGTGAGATtcgaaaaacaaaatatggaACTTGAAAGTGGTTGGCTCAAGCGCTATTTCAAAACgaagaaattaaatacaataaatgaaaaaaaaatactacataaataaattgtgGGTATATTTCATAATCTTGAGTTAGCCCGATCTTATCTTAATTCTTAACTTTATTCTATCAAGccataattcatttataaacaTCAGCTCCCCTACTTCaaagtattattttaaagatcGGCTATCACCGAGTCTTGTGCTgtgattcaaatttagaagTCTTGTGTCTAACCCTAGTTAGGTTTTTAGTTATCATGGCCTTTTCATTATACGACATATACAAACTTTATCATACTAGCGTAATTAAATCGAACTTGGCTTCTCCAACATCATTTTCAGATCTTTGGCCATATCTCTTCAATATCTAATCaagtccttttcttttcttctttcttctttttgaagaAGACCCAGTTAGGTCTTTGTCCCTTGATGCTcataatttatgttatatacCCTTTTTTATTTGCAACAGATTAAACATATGAGCTTAGATCTTTTATAGTTTAGGGGTAGCCCCTGGAGCCCCTGATAATTATGAACTCAAACGGGAATACTGACCAAATCGTGATtgtattcatatatataatgcatATGAAACACACATGTTATCAAACAATTGTAAGGCTGTTAAAGCAACATTAAACCTCAAACCCCCTTCCACATATTATGTTTgtagaataataatgaaaagagacgTACTGCTATATCTAATTAACTTCAATAATGTTAACAGTTTGTGGAAAGAAAAGTAtaggttgaaagaaaaagacacatatttttctattctcaggatttaaattcaaaaatgCTATATCCAATTATAAGATTTTGAAGACAACTTTGAACACATACTCAATTTTAGAGATAGGTTAATTAGTGTGGATTATTGATATGATTCATGATACTCTCtttcaatattatcattaGTTATATCACACAAActtacaaaatcattatttgttttgttagttTACTTTTTATCTGTCCTTTCCTAAACCTgtcaattttcataaaagttaaatagtAGTTTTTAGAAGTgacatttgcaaaaatagcaaaaaaaaacattaccATATTAAgactcatgtcactacattttttaaaattatcgtcgtctaatatatataatttatttattatatttgttatatttagaaaatgtttgaatagtgttgaaaattttgttgtctttgaaatttggaaatatGAAAAGATGGTAAGAAATTTAGAGtaaacaaacataatttttgaaaactaaaaactggTAAAGGTATTGCtagattatttgatttgacTCAACTATGTGATTGAGacacaataatatataattagattgCAGTCatcttttgagttttgtgtAAGAGttgttcaaaaaataataatttttttaaaattctatttttatttaaacactcaagataaaaatttcataaaataaaaatacatgtgtgtaatttcttaaaataaaaataaaaaccaacttattttataaattcttattttttttcaaaatctatttaaaatgGGTGTCAAACAGGTGGATTTATctcaaaaacaactttaaaaaaagaagttaaaaggTATTTCAAACATAGAGAAATTCAATACATCAATATCATGTACAACTTTACCAATCTAATCAATGGAAGAGTCCATGAGCATCTTATCAAACATTATCAGATTGCACTTAATTGTAGAAGACAAAGCTTAATCTTCAATTATTAGAAAAGTCCAACAT
Coding sequences within:
- the LOC101217790 gene encoding LOW QUALITY PROTEIN: 7-deoxyloganetin glucosyltransferase (The sequence of the model RefSeq protein was modified relative to this genomic sequence to represent the inferred CDS: substituted 1 base at 1 genomic stop codon), whose translation is MGSLTKVNQGKHQPHAVFVPYPSQGHISPMLKLAKLFHHKGFHITFVNTEYNHRRLLRSXGPNSLDGLPDFHFRAIPDGLPPSNGNATQHVPSLCYSTSRNCLAPFCSLISEINSSGTVPPVSCIIGDGIMTFTVFAAQEFGIPTAAFWTASACGCLGYMQYAKLVEQGLVPFKDENFMTNGDLEETIEWIPPMEKISLRDIPSFIRTTDKDDIMLNFFIEQFETFPKANAIIINTFDSLEHHVLEALSSKLPPIYPIGPINSLVAELIKDDKVKDIRSNLWDEQSECMKWLDSQQPNSVVYVNFGSVTVMSPQHLVEFAWGLANSEKPFLWIVRPDLVEGETALLPAEFLVETKERGMLADWCNQEEVLKHSSVGGFLTHSGWNSTMESIVGGVAMISWPFFAEQQTNCRYCKTEWGNGLEIDSNVRREDVEKLVRELMEGEKGEDMKRNAKEWKRKAEEACKIGGSSPTNLDRVISEILSSKEKSNLNSQN